The DNA segment AGCCGCGGGATCGACCGCATCGACGAGGTCGCCGCGGCGGTCGTCGACCGGCTCACCGAGCGCGGTCTCGACCCCGTGGTGGTGCCGGCGATGGGCAGTCACGGCGGCGCGACCCCCGAGGGGCAACGCGAGGTGCTGGAAGCGCTCGGGGTCACCGAGGAGACGGTCGGCGCCCCGATCGACGCCCGAATGGCAGCCGAGGAGCTGGCGACGGTGACCGTGGGCGACGCCGACCTCCCCGTGTACTTCTCGGAGGCGGCGCTCGCGGCCGACGCCGTCCTCGTCGTGAACCGCGTGAAGGCGCACACCAACTTCACCGGACCCGTCGAGAGCGGGCTCGCGAAGATGACCGTCGTCGGGCTGGGCAAGCAGCGCGGCGCGAAGTCGTTCCACTCGACGGCGATCGCCGAGGGGTACGTCGAGGCGCTGACGGCCGCGCTCGACGTCATCGAGCGCGAGACGCCGCTCCTCGGCGGGATCGCGCTCGTCGAGAACTTCGAGGAGGAGGTCGGGCACCTGGAGGCCGTCCCCGCGGGCTCGTTCATCGACCGCGAGCCGGAGCTGCTGGAGCGCGCGTACGAGGAGATGCCGACGCTCCCGATCGACGACGTCGACCTCCTCGTCGTCGACGAGATCGGCAAGGAGATCTCCGGCGCCGGGATGGACACGAACGTCATCGGTCGCTACCGCGTCCTCAACGCGCCCGACCCGGAGACGCCCGACGTCGACCTCATCTACGTGCGGGGGTTGACCGAGGCGACGAAGGGGAACGGCAACGGGATCGGGCTCGCGGACCTCACTCGGCGGAGCGCGGTCGACCAGCTGGACCTGAAGAAGACGTACGCGAACGCGCTCACCAGCGGGTCGCTCGCGAAGTCGAAGCTCCCCGTGGTGGCGCCGGACGACGAGTTCGCGCTCCGGACCGCGCTGGCGGCGCTCGGCGGCTACGACCCCGAGACCGTCCGCATCGTCTGGATCCGGAACACGCAGGACCTCGGGGAGCTCCGCGTCTCCGACGCCGGCGTCGACGACCTCCCCGCGGCGGCGACGGTGGTCGGCCGGGAGACGGTCGGGTTCGAGGACGGGACGGCGGGGTTCGAGGCCTCGGCCGACGACGGCTCGGGCGCGTAGGGCGGTCCCGGCCCCTTGCCTCTAGGGAAACGTTTTCACGCCGCACTCGGGATGAGTGAGACATGGACCTACAGATCGACGGGAACGCGGCCCTCGTCACGGCGTCGTCCAGCGGACTCGGCAAGGCATCGGCGAAGGCGTTGGCCCGCGAGGGCGTCGACGTCGTCATCAACGGCCGCGACGAGGAGCGACTGGCGGCCGCGAAAGAGGAGGTCGAGGCGGTCGCGACCGGCGAGGTCGTCGCGCAGCCGGCCGACCTGACCGACGCCGACGAGGTGGCGGCCCTGGTGGAGACCACGGTCGACGAGTTCGGCACGATCGACCACCTCGTGACGAGCGCGGGCGGCCCGCCGTCGGGCGCCTTCCTCGACACCGACGACGAGGACTGGCAGCACGCCTACGACCTGCTCGTGATGAGCGTCGTCCGGCTGGCGCGGGAGTCGTACCCGCACCTCAAGGAGGGCGACGGCGGCACCATCGTCAACATCACCTCCCGGAGCGTGAAGGAGGCCATCGATAGCCTCGTGCTGTCGAACTCCGTCCGGATGAGCGTCATCGGGTTAGAGAAGACGCTCTCGAAGGAGTTCGCGCCGGAGGTACGCGCGAACGCCGTCCTCCCCGGCCCTCACGAGACGAGCCGCATCCGCGACCTCGTCGAGGCCGCCGTCGAGCGCGGCGACTACGACTCCTACGAGGAGGGGCTCGACGACTGGGCGGGGAACCCGCTGGAGCGCATCGGCGACCCGATGGAGCTCGGCAACACCGTCGCGTTCCTCTCGTCGCCGAAGTCCGGCTACGTCAACGGCACCGCGCTCCCGATCGACGGCGGCTCGACCGGGGCGAACCTATGAGACCGGTCGCGTTCGACGAGGCGGAGACGTACGAGCCCGAGAAGGGGTGGCGGCGCGTGTCGATGGCCGGCAGCGACCAGTTCTCCTTCGAGTGGTTCGAGAAGCCGCCGGGACACAGCTCGCCGATGCACGACCACGAGAACGAGCAGGTCTGCCTCTGCTTGGAGGGCGAGCTCACGGTCGCCACCGAGGACGACGAAGTGACGCTCCAGAAGAACGACTCCGTCTTGCTGGAGTCCAACGAGGCCCACAGAGTGGAGAACACCGGCGACGAGCGCGCGGTCGGCCTCGACGTGTTCGCGCCCGGGCGCTCGTTCGACTTCTGGACGGACCGCGAGGAGTGAGATGAACGGAGCGAACGCGCGAAACGGGGCGGTCTCCGGATGAAGTACCTCGCACGCACCGCGACCGGCGACCCCCTGCTCGGCGACGAGAGGGGGTACGTCCCCCTCGGCGCGGTCGAGCCCGACCTGGAGAGCGTCCGCGACGCGCTCCCCCGGGCGGCCGCGGGGACGCTCGGCGACGTCGCCGACGCGACCGCCGACGCCGTCCCGGCCGAGGACGTCTCGTTCGGCGCGCCGCTGGAATCGTTCGGGAAGCTGTGGGGGATCGGGCTGAACTACGAGGAGCACGCCGGCGACCTCGACGAGCAGCGCCCGACGGAGCCGGCGAGCTTCATGAAGCCGTCGTCGGTCCTGACGGGGCCGGGCGGCCCGATCCGGCTGCCGCCGACCGAGCAGAGCGAGCGGGTGACCGCCGAGGCGGAGCTGGCCGTCGTGATGGGCCGAACCTGCCGGAACGTCGACGAGGGCGACGTGGACGGCGTGATCGCGGGGTTCCTCCCCGTGATCGACATGACGGCCGAGGACGTGCTCCAGCGGAACCCGCGCTTCCTCACGCGGGCGAAGAGCTACGACACGTTCCTCGTGCCCGGCGCCGCGCTCGCGGTGCCGGAGGAGCCGCTCGACTTGGAGTCGCTCTCGGTGCGGACCGAGGTCAACGGCGAGGTCCGGGCGGAAAACGAGATCCGGAACATGCTGTTCCCGCCGGCGGAGATCGTCTCGTTCCACTCCGACGTGATGACGCTGGAGCCGGGCGACCTGTTCAGCACCGGAACGCCCGGCGCGGCGCCCATCGACCCCGGCGACGAGGTGCGGGCGGTCGTCGAGTCGATCGGCACGGTCGACGCGCCGGTGACGCGGTAGGAGGGCCGGACGCGACCCGCGGCGGCGACGGACCGAGCCTCTGCCCGTTGTCGTCGGCCGGCACTGGCAGCCATCTTTATTACCCGCTGTTCGGTTAGGTTTCCGTATGTACCGCGTACTGCTCCCCGTCGGCGGGGAGGCCGAGCACGTACTGGCCGCGGCGGACGCCGTCGCGTCGCTGCCGAACGCCGCCGACGAGGTCGAGGCGGTGATACTCAACGTCTACGAGGGGTTCGAGGTCAGCGGCGAGGGAGGCCGCGTCGACTCCGAGGACGTGTGGAACGAGGAGAACTACCCGGAGAGCGTCGACGCCGTCGAGGACCGGCTGACGGAGGCCGGCGTCGAGACGACCAGGCGGCGCGAGCACGGCGACCCCGCCGAGACGATCATCGAGGTCGCCGAGGAACTCGACGTCGACAACGTCACCATGAGCGGGCGCCGCCGGAGCCCGACCGGCAAGATGCTGTTCGGGAGCACGACCCAGTCGGTGTTGCTCGCGGCCGACCGACCGGTGACGGTCATCCTCGACGAATAACCCGTCGGCCGCGACGTGTTCGGCGGTCGTCACGACGGGGAATATTCTCCCCGTTTAAACTGAAACAAACAGATACATTGTTAATGATCGACTGATTTTACACGGTTGAGCATGGCAGAAAACTCAGTCAATCGACGCAAGTTCCTGTACGGCACGGGCGCGGTAGGCATCACCGGACTCGCCGGATGTAGCGGCGGCGACGGTGGGGACGGTTCCGACGGCTCTGACGGTTCCGACGGTTCCGACGGTTCCGACGGCTCTGACGGTTCCGACGGTTCCGACGGTTCCGACGGCGGCAGCGAGGACCTCTCGCTGCGCGTCGGGACGTCGGCCGGCGGGACGCAGGACGTCGGCCTCGCCGTCGAGCGCGCGGTGAGCCAGGAGAGCGACACCCTGAGCTACTCGACGATCGAGAGCCCGGGCTACATCGGGACGATCCGCCGGATGGCGAACAACCAGTTCAACGCCGGCATCACCGACAACAACTCGCTGGCGAAGGCGCTCGACGACAGGGGCGCGTTCGAGGAGCAGGGCGTCGAGCGCATCCCGCAGTACGGCTTCTACGCGTTCCCGTACAGCATCTACGTCATCGCCCGCGACGGCACGGGGATCGAGACGTTCGACGACCTCGCCGGCGCGAACGTCTACCCGGCGGAGCCGGGCTACTCGACGCGTGCGACGACGCTCGACGTCTGGTCGCAGGAGCCGACGGCTGACGTCTACGAGGAGATGAACATCCAGAACATGGGCGTCGACTCCGCGCCCGGCGCGATGGAGGAGGGCAACATCGACGCCTGCATCGCGTACGGGACGCCCGGCGTGCGGTACACCGGGTTCGTTCAGGAGATCGCCTCCCGGATCGACGTCCACTACGTCGAGCCGACGGACGCGCTTCGGGAGTCCGCCGAGTCGTACCCGGGCGCCGGGTTCGGCACCACGAGCTACGACGAGTGGCCCATCGCGGACACCGACATCGGCACCGACGAGGTGTTCCACTGGAACCTCGAAGTGAACTACACGTTCAACCCCGAGGCGAACCCGGACGCCGTCTACGAGCTGTGCCGCGTCGTCGACGAGCACAACGACACGGTCAACGAGGGCGAAGAGCAGTTCAACGACTTCGAATCCACCGCGGACATGCTCGGCTCGGCCCGCGAGAACATCCCGGTCCACCGCGGCGCCGTGCAGTACTACAAGGACAACGACGCGTGGGACGACAGCCTGACCGAAGGCGACAGCGCCTGATCGGCGGGTAAACCGGCTTTCCTCCCCGCTCTCCGGGGCGTACCGATCAGTAATTTAAAATCCTCGAACACGTAATCGACAATCCAGACACCAACCATGACACGACCCACCACGCCCGGGCGGACGAATATCATCTCTAACGTACGCTGGCACCAATGAGCACGGAAACGGCCTCGACGGAGCCCGACTCCGGACTGCTTCGGGGGCTCGACGTCACGGTCACGGCGGCGGCGCTGCTGTTCTGGGCGGGGGTGCTCTACTGGGCCCAGACGCAGGCCATCTCGCAGGTGCGGTTCGCCACCGCGTTCGTCGGCGGTATCCTGACCGTCTACGCGCTCAACGAGACGCGGCTCGCCATCGCCGACGGAGACTGGATCGACGGCGCCGTGTTGATCCCCGCGTCGCTGGCGCTGATGACCGCGTCGGCGTTCTTCGCGATCAACTTCCAGGACGTCTACCTCCAGCGCCAGGGGTACGCGCTCGAGCACGAGTACATGCTCGCGCGGCTCGTCGTCCTCTCGCTGATGTACCTCACGTGGCGCGAGTTCGGCAACGTGTTCCTCGGACTCATCTTCGCCGTGTTCGCGTACGCGATGTACGGGAACTACGTCCCGGGCGTGTTGGGGCACGCGGGGATGCAACAGGCGACGCTGCTGCAGGCGACGGTCACGGACCTGTACGGCTTCTACGGGAGCCTCACGCAGATCACGGCCTCGTGGATCGCGCCGTTCCTGCTGTACGCCGGCCTGCTGTTCGCGTACGGCGCGTTCGACCTGATCCTGCGGGTCGCCATCGTGGCCGCGAAGTACATCGAGTCCGGCATCGCTCAGACCGCCGTGCTCTCCTCGGCTGTCATCGGCTCGATCAACGGCTCATACACCGCTAACGCGGCGATGACGGGATCGTTCACCATCCCGACGATGCAGGAGGCCGGGATGGAGGGCCACCGCGCGGCCGGCATCGAGGCGGTCGCCTCGACCTCCGGGCAGGTGCTCCCGCCAGTGATGGGCGCGTCCGCGTTCGTGATGGCGTCGTACCTCGGCGTCCCGTACCTCGACATCGTCGTCGCCGGGCTCGTGCCGGCCGCGATCCTGGTCGTCTCCATCTCCATCGCGGTCCACTACCTCGCCATCGCCGACTCCAGCAGCCAGGACATGGAGTTCTCCGAGTTCTTCGACGAAGAGCTCTCGACGGAGAAGAAGATATTCGAGGCGCTCCGCTTCGGCGTCCCGTTCGCGCTGCTCATCTACCTGCTCGGGATCGTCCAGTACACGGTGATGACGTCCGCGCTGTACACGGTGGTCGCGATGATGGTCACCGGGGTGCTCATGCCGCCGCTCCAGCGGGTCGTGGACAGTTCGGGCACCAGCCCGGTCGGAGAGTTCGTCACGCAGGTGAAAAACACCGTTCACGGGATCCGGCGCGGCGCCATCATCCTGGCGCCGATCGCGATCATCCTGGTCGTCATCAGCGGCGTCGTGAACCTGTTCAGCACGACCGGCATCCCGGCGAAGATCGCGCTGCTGCTCATCAACATCTCGGGCGGCGTGCTGCTGTTCGCGGTGCTGCTCGGGATGGGCGTCGCCATCCTGATGGGCGTCGGCATGCCGACGGTCGCCGCGTACGTCATCGTGGCCATCCTCATCGTGCCGACCTTCGTCTCGGACTTCAACGTCGCGCCGATCACGGCCCACTACACGATGTTCTACGCGGCCATCCTCGCGGGGATCACGCCGCCGGTGGCGACCGCGGCGGTGATCGCGGCGGGGATCGCGGAGGCGAACTTCTGGCGGACCTGCGGCGCCGCGGTCCGGATCGCCGCGCCGCTGTTCGTTCTCCCGGTCGCGTTCGTCTACAACCCCGCCATGATCTCGATGGAACCCGGACTCGGCACGCTGTACGTCGGACTGCTCGTGCTGCTCGGCGCAGTGACGATCATCTACGGGCTGAACTACCCGTTCAAGATGCGCCCCGGACGGAAGCTCGGCGCGCGGGCCCTGCTCGCGACGCTCGGCGTCCTCATCATGACGTACCCGAGCGACGTCGCGAAGATCGCCGGGATCGCCGTCTTCGCCGCCGTCTTCGTGGCCGAGAAGGTGATGATCCGCGGTCTCAAGCTGCCGTTCGGCAGGGGGGCGAGCCAATGAGCGACGACGACTCTCCCGAGGCGGTCGCCGAGCAGTCCGCACAGCAGGCCGGCGGTCTCGGGGAGATCATCCCGGAGCCGCTGATGCCGGTGTGGAACCGGGTCGAGAAGGTGCAGGCGTTCCGCCGGACCCACGGCGAGAAGTACGTCGGCGCCCTCGAGCTGCTCACCGCGCTCGCGCTCACGGCCGGCTACGTCTGGTGGCTGCTCATCTTCCTCGAACTGCTGTGAACGGGCGCGCGACGTAGCGCCCCTCCGAACGCTTTTTTACTCGAACCACTCGGCCGCGCGCTCGACGTCCTGCGGGATGTGGTACTCCCGCTCGCAGACGTCGTCGAGGTACGAGCGCAGCTCGGGCGCGAATTCGGGGTGCGCGCAGCGCTCGATTATCAGCTCCGCGCGCTCGACCGGCGAGAGCCCGCGCACGTCGGCGACGCCCTGCTCGGTGACGAAGACGTCGACGTCGTGTTCCGTGTGGTCGACGTGGAACGTCTGCGGGACGACCCGCGAGACCGCGCCGTCGTCGAGCGCGGAGGGGAGCGCACACACCGTGATCAGCGAGTTCCGGTTGAAGTCGGCCGAGCCGCCGACGCCGTTTATCATGCGCTCGCCGCGGACGTGCGTGGAGTTGACGTTGCCGTAGAGGTCGAACTCGATGGCGCTGTTGACGCCGACCACGCCGAACTGGTCGATGAGCCCCGGGTGGTTGGAGACGTCGGCCGGCCGGAGCACCACGTCCTCGGCGTAGCGCTCGACGTCCTCGAAGAGGCGCTGTTGGCCCTCGTCGGTGAGCGCGAGCGACGTCGCGCTCGCGGCTTCCAGCCCGCCGGCGTCGAGCATGTCGAAGAGGCCGTCCTGGATGAGCTCGCCGAAGTACACCACCTCGCGGTCGCCGAAGTCGAGCGCCTGGAGCTCGCCCATCAGGGCGTTGCCGAGCGAGCCGACGCCGAACTGGAGGTGGACCGCGTCGTCGAAGACGGGGGACCGCTCCAGCTCCTCGCGGAGGAACGAGCCGAGGTTGGCGGCGATCGCGAGGTCGTCGTCGGTCGGGTCCCGGAAGGTGTACGTCGAGTCGGGGATCTCCGTCTCGACGACGCCCGCGAGCTTCTCGGGGTCGAACTCGACGTGTGGGGTGCCGATTCGCTCTCCGGGGTCGGAGAGGGGGATCGGTCCGCGGTCCGGCGGCGCGTCCGGTCGGTACACGTCGTGGAGCGCCTGCAGTTCGAGCGGCTGGTGGCGGTTTAATTCGACGTACAGCTCGTCGGCGGCCTCGACGAAGGCGGGCACCTGCCCGAGCGACGTGGAGGGAACGAACCAGTCCTCGCCGACCGCGACCGCCTCGACGACGGCGACGTCGGGGTCGACGAGCCCGCCGTACTGGACCTCGTCGCCGATCGAGGAGGCGTTGCGGTCGCTGAAGGCGATCTCGCGGGCGTCGGTCTTCTCGCGGGCGACCCGCGACGACTGGTAGGAGAACCGGCGCTCGACGGCCCCGGAGCCGACGAGATCGACGTCGATCTCGTCGCCGACCTTCCCGCTGGCGACCAGCGTGAGCGACAGGTCGCGGGGCGACTCCGCCAGCGCGAGCGGGATCGCCTTCGGGTAGCCGACGCTGCCGAAGCCGCTCGTGAGCACCGTCGCGTCGGCGTCGATCGCGGCGGCCGCCGTCTCCGCGTCGACGAGCGGGACGTCGCCGTGGAGCCGGCGCTCGACCGGCAGTCGGTCGGGTCCGCGGCTCATCGGTCGCCTCGGTCCGGGCGGGTGAAGCGTTCGCGAGTGGCGGGACGCTCGTGAGGAGCGATGCGACCGTCGATGACGGCCCGAGCGGGGCCGCCGCGAGTCGGGGGAGACGCGTTGGGTGTCATGGTCCTGAAAGCGGGACGCGCCGCGCGGAAGCGACGATTCCGTCGGCGGCGTCCGGCGAGTGGTGGTCCCAACGTCGGACGGCCGGGACTTAAACCGTCACCTTCGCTGCGAGCCGCTCCGCGATGTGCTCCCCGAACGGTAGCGAGGAGGTGAGCCCGGGGGAGACGGCGTTGAGGACGTGGACGGCGTCCTCGCGTTCGACGAACAGCGGGTCTTTCACCAGCTCGCCGTCGTCGCTCACGAGCTGCGCGCGGATCCCGGCGTAGCTCTTCTGTAAGTCCTCGGCGCGCACGTCGGGCACGAGCTTCTGGGAGGCCGCCGCGAACTTCTCCTTGCGATACGACTTGTTCAGCTCCGCCCACGCGACCGAGAGCATCAGCGGCGAGGAGAGCAGCCGCCGGAAGCCGCCGTAGGTGAGCGTCTCGAGCAGCTCGCGGGGGTCGACGTCGGTGTTGTCGTACGCCTCGCGACCGAACGCGAGCACCGCGTTCGGGCCGACGATCACCTTGCCGTCGGTGCGGCGGGTGTAGTGGACGCCGAGGAAGGGGAGCTCCGGGTTCGGCGTCGGGTAGATCATCGTCTCGCAGAGCTCGGCGCGCTCGGGGCGCACCTCGTAGTACTCGCCGCGGAACGGGACCACCTGGTACTCCTCGCCGACGCCGACCTGATGGGCCAGCGTGTCGGCGTGGAGCCCCGCGGCGTTGACCAGGTACGGGACCTCGAACCGGCCGTTACTCGTGTCGAGTCGGTACCCCTCGGCCGCCTCCTCGATCCGCGAGACCTCGTAGCCCGTGTAAATAGTGACCCCGAGCTCCCGGGCCTCGCGGGCGAGCGCGTAGACGTACTGCTCGGAGTCGACGGAGGCGGCCTCCGGAGCGTGGAGCGCGGCCTGTCCCTCGGCGTGCGGCTCGTGCGCGCGGATCGCCTCGCGGGAGTCGAGCAGCTCGTAGGCGACGCCGTTGGCCTCGGCCTGCTCGGCGAGGTCGTCGAGCCGCGCCTCCTCCTCGTCGTCCGTCGCGACGACGAGGACGCCCAGCTCCTCGCAGGGGACGTCGTGCTCCTCGCAGTAGGCCTTCATCCGGGCGGTCCCCTCGGTGGCGAACCGCGCCTTCTTCGAGTCCGGCGGGTAGTTGAACCCGGGGTGGAGCACCCCGGAGTTCCGGCCGCTCTGGTGCGAGGCGAGGTGGTGCTCCTTCTCTAAGACGGCGACGTCGAGGTCGGTGCGCTCGGCGAGGTGTTTGGCGACCGACAGCCCGACGCAGCCGCCGCCGACGATGGCGACGTCGTGGCGCATCATTTGGTGTCCGACGGATCCGGAGGCGGTGGGATATAGGTGCCGTTCGGGGCATACCGGAACGGGTTCGAGGCCCCGTTCGCGACCGGTCCCGCCGCGACCCGTCGAGGCCACGGTAACGCCTATGTCGCTGCCCGCCCGTGATACCGACGAATGACCGACACGGACGGCGGCCGTCGGAACAAGGTGGCGCGCCTCCTCGACGAGTACGACCTGGACGGCGTCGGCGACGAGCTGGAGGCGCGGTGGACGGCGACCGGCGACGACCACACGAGCCTGCGCGACCTCGCCGCCGAGTTCAACCGCAGGCTCGTCGAGGCCCGACTCGACGAGACCGGAGTGCGGCTGTCGGCGCGGGAGCTGGACGCGGTGGTGCGGTCGCTGACGGGCGACGACGTCGCCGTAGCCGACCGGACGCAGCTCCGCCGCCGGCTCGAACGCGAGGGCGTCGACGTCGACGCGCTCGACTGCGACGTGGTCACGTATCAGGCCGTCCGGAGCTACCTCCGGGACCACCGCGGCGCGGAGTACGAGCGCGACGGCGGCGACCGCGCGACGACCGCGGCCCGGGCGATCGGGAAGCTCCGCGGCCGGCTGGTCTCGGTCGCGGAGTCGAAGCTCCGGGGGCTCCGGAAGACCTCGGCGCTCACGCTCGGTGAGTTCCGGGTGCTGGTCGACGTGAGCGTGCTGTGTACGGACTGCGGCTCGCGGTACGGCGTCGCCGACCTGCTCTCGTCGGGCGGGTGCGACTGCGAGGCGTCGGAGTCGGCGGAAGTGGAGCCGCCGGAACCGGAGGAGTAGCTCGGCGGCGCTACAGGTCGTACTGCTCGCGGACCAGCCCGTCGAGGCCGCGCTCCTCCAGCACGTCAAGCGGCGCGAGCATGTCGAGCTGGACGACGCCCGGGAGCCGCCCGATCTGGACGCCGCCGGTGAACGTGCAGCGCCCGCGGACCTCGCCCTCGCTCATGTCGAGGAGCTTCGTCGCGCGGTCGAAGGCGTTCTGCGTGGCGTCGTTGACCGTGGCGCCGGAGCCGACCACCTGGATCGGCGCCATCTCCGTCTCCGTCTCGACGCCGTGTTCGGCCCCGAGCTCGCGGCCGGCCTCGCGCTCCGCCTCGGTGTACGGCGCGCTGATGAAGGGGAGGTCCTCCTCGTTCGGGAGCAGCACGGGGCCGTCGAGTTCGAGCCCCTCGATCACCTCGACGTCCATGGTGACGGTGCCGCTCACGTCGGTGGTGTGGAGGGAGAGCTCGCCGTCCCCCTGGTTCGCGTGGAGGTCGCCGACGTAGATCCCCGCGCCGTCGACGTCGACGGGGCAGATCAGCGTGGCGCCCGGGCGGACCTCGGGGATGTCCATGTGGCCGTCGGTGCGCTTCTCGAGGTCTTCTTCGGTCTCGACCCCGTAGTCGTGGTCGGCCCCGATGAGGCTCTGCCCGAAGTCGCCGGCGTTGTGGGAGTCGGGCATCGTCACCGACGGCGTCGTCCCGATGTTGCCGATAAAGGGCCGGAGGCGACCGAGCGTGCCGGGCATCCCGTCGGGCTCGTACAGCAGGATCGGGTGTTGCCGGGAGTTCTCGGGGATGTCCATCACCTCGTCGGCGTCGGTCGCGAGCTCGTGGGCGCCCTCCTTATCGAGCGTGACGCCGACCGCGTTCTCGTGGTCGAACGCGACGGTGTAGCCGTACTCGAAGCCGAACGAGGAGGCGTTGGCGCCGCAGTCGGCACAGCGGATCGCGTCCTCGCCGGTGCCCTCGACGACCGAGTCGGGCCAGGTCGTCCCGCACTCCGGGCAGCGGTGGTCGACGAACGGGTCGTCGCGGAACGCCTCCTCGCGCTCGGCCATCGACCCCGTGCTCGTCGCCATGCTCGTCACCTCCACGTCGCGGATGCGGATCGCGACGGCGTCGCCGACCTCGGCGCCCTCGACGCGGATCGGGCGCGTCACCTCGTGGCCGCCCCGGAACGAGGGGGTGACCATCGGTCCCCAACACCCGGGGGGCGTGTACGTCCGTATCGTCCCGCCGTCGGCGACGGTCCCGGCCCACTCCTGGTCGGGACCGACCAGCCCGAGCGTGTACTGGTCGACGTACAGCTCCTCTTCGATCTCTTGCTGTGACATAACACACCAGGGTACGTGACACACCGAAATAACGCTACTGCTCGCGGAACCGCGGCGGCGGTCGCGCGGAGAGAGAACGTTTCAAAACGGATAGCAAACGGGAGAATAGTCATTCCGAGACACAAAACGTCGGCGGCCCGGGATCCGAACGAGAATCTGAGCCGTACCGCCCGCTCGACGCGGTTAAAATGGGTTTCGGAGCGCTATTTTCGGCGAGATCGACGATGACCGGTGTGAGTCGGAGACACGAGCGTACGCGGGCCACGGCCTGGCAGAAGCGGCGTTCTCACCGAAACCGAGATGACGGCTGAGCTTTCGATTTCGAACAATGGTACAATTCGAAGAATACTCGAATGTCTTACGAATATCGGCGTCGGGGTCTGCGTGATGGCCCGACTACGCCGCGCGGTCGGCGGCGCCGTCGACCAGCTCCTCGGCGACGGTCGCGGCGTCCATCAGGGCCGGGTCGACAGCGAGGTCGGCGACGGTCGCGACGAACGCCGGCAGCGACCGCTCGGCGTACGTCACGACGAGGACGGACGGCTGCAGCTCCTTGGCGATCGGGATGCCGGTCGCCTCCTCGACGTCGGTGAGGACGAAGTAGTCGGCGTCGGCGATCCCGGCGTCGGAGAGCGCGTCGGCGGTGACGAGCCCCTCGATCCGGCGGACCTCGACGCCGAGGGCGGCGAGCTCCTCGCCGAGGCCGTGCTCGTCGGGGCCGGCGACGACGGCGATTTCGCCCTCGGCGCGACCGCCGTCGGGGCGAGCGGATTCGCCCGCCATCACTCGTACTCGATCGTCGCGGGCGGCTTGTGGGTCACGTCGTAGACGACGCGGGCGACGTTCTCGTTCTCGCCGGTGATCCGGCTCTGGATCCGCTGGAGCGTGCTCCAGTCGAGCTCCTGCGCCCGGGCGGTCATCCCGTCGCGGCTCTCGACCGAGCGCACGGCGACGACCCAGCCGTGGACGCGGTTGTCGCCCTTGACGCCGGTCGCCTTTCCGAGGACGGCGGCGAACGCCTGCCACGGGTCGTACTCCTCCAGCTCCTCCTCGACGACGTGGGTCGCCTCGCGGGCGACGGCGGCCTTCTCCGGCGTCACCTCGCCGACGATCCGGACGGCGAGGCCCGGGCCGGGGAACGGCATGCGCTCGGAGATGATCTCTTCGAGGCCGAGCTCGCGGGCGACCTCGCGGACCTCGTCCTTGTAGAGGTCGCGCACGGGCTCGACGATCCCCTCGAAGTCGACGACCTCGGGGAGCCCGCCGACGTTGTGGTGCGACTTGATGTTCCCCTCGGACTCGATGCGGTCCGGGTAGATCGTCCCCTGCACGAGGTAGTCGGCGTCGACGTCGCGGGCGACCGTCTCGAACTCGTCGATGAACCCCTCGCCGATGACGTGGCGCTTCTCCTCGGGGTCGGTGACGCCCGCCAGCCGCTCGAAGAAGCGGTCCTGGGCCTCGATCACCCGCAGCGACTCCATGAACGAGAAGGTGTCTCGGATCTCCTCGGTCTCCCCTTTCCG comes from the Halorubrum depositum genome and includes:
- a CDS encoding DUF362 domain-containing protein, which gives rise to MEFPDRSDVDGLIDPQPLPGFARVRYEPETDRLDDPVGAAREALDDLDLDLDGLPAGATVAVGVGSRGIDRIDEVAAAVVDRLTERGLDPVVVPAMGSHGGATPEGQREVLEALGVTEETVGAPIDARMAAEELATVTVGDADLPVYFSEAALAADAVLVVNRVKAHTNFTGPVESGLAKMTVVGLGKQRGAKSFHSTAIAEGYVEALTAALDVIERETPLLGGIALVENFEEEVGHLEAVPAGSFIDREPELLERAYEEMPTLPIDDVDLLVVDEIGKEISGAGMDTNVIGRYRVLNAPDPETPDVDLIYVRGLTEATKGNGNGIGLADLTRRSAVDQLDLKKTYANALTSGSLAKSKLPVVAPDDEFALRTALAALGGYDPETVRIVWIRNTQDLGELRVSDAGVDDLPAAATVVGRETVGFEDGTAGFEASADDGSGA
- a CDS encoding SDR family oxidoreductase, yielding MDLQIDGNAALVTASSSGLGKASAKALAREGVDVVINGRDEERLAAAKEEVEAVATGEVVAQPADLTDADEVAALVETTVDEFGTIDHLVTSAGGPPSGAFLDTDDEDWQHAYDLLVMSVVRLARESYPHLKEGDGGTIVNITSRSVKEAIDSLVLSNSVRMSVIGLEKTLSKEFAPEVRANAVLPGPHETSRIRDLVEAAVERGDYDSYEEGLDDWAGNPLERIGDPMELGNTVAFLSSPKSGYVNGTALPIDGGSTGANL
- a CDS encoding cupin domain-containing protein, giving the protein MRPVAFDEAETYEPEKGWRRVSMAGSDQFSFEWFEKPPGHSSPMHDHENEQVCLCLEGELTVATEDDEVTLQKNDSVLLESNEAHRVENTGDERAVGLDVFAPGRSFDFWTDREE
- a CDS encoding fumarylacetoacetate hydrolase family protein — its product is MKYLARTATGDPLLGDERGYVPLGAVEPDLESVRDALPRAAAGTLGDVADATADAVPAEDVSFGAPLESFGKLWGIGLNYEEHAGDLDEQRPTEPASFMKPSSVLTGPGGPIRLPPTEQSERVTAEAELAVVMGRTCRNVDEGDVDGVIAGFLPVIDMTAEDVLQRNPRFLTRAKSYDTFLVPGAALAVPEEPLDLESLSVRTEVNGEVRAENEIRNMLFPPAEIVSFHSDVMTLEPGDLFSTGTPGAAPIDPGDEVRAVVESIGTVDAPVTR
- a CDS encoding universal stress protein translates to MYRVLLPVGGEAEHVLAAADAVASLPNAADEVEAVILNVYEGFEVSGEGGRVDSEDVWNEENYPESVDAVEDRLTEAGVETTRRREHGDPAETIIEVAEELDVDNVTMSGRRRSPTGKMLFGSTTQSVLLAADRPVTVILDE
- a CDS encoding TAXI family TRAP transporter solute-binding subunit, whose product is MAENSVNRRKFLYGTGAVGITGLAGCSGGDGGDGSDGSDGSDGSDGSDGSDGSDGSDGSDGGSEDLSLRVGTSAGGTQDVGLAVERAVSQESDTLSYSTIESPGYIGTIRRMANNQFNAGITDNNSLAKALDDRGAFEEQGVERIPQYGFYAFPYSIYVIARDGTGIETFDDLAGANVYPAEPGYSTRATTLDVWSQEPTADVYEEMNIQNMGVDSAPGAMEEGNIDACIAYGTPGVRYTGFVQEIASRIDVHYVEPTDALRESAESYPGAGFGTTSYDEWPIADTDIGTDEVFHWNLEVNYTFNPEANPDAVYELCRVVDEHNDTVNEGEEQFNDFESTADMLGSARENIPVHRGAVQYYKDNDAWDDSLTEGDSA